Part of the Chitinophaga parva genome is shown below.
TACTTCCGGCAGTGACAAGCTCACCGTGATCAAAGGGGTAACCCTGATAGATGGCAATGGTGGTGACCCCATGGCGCATGTGGCCCTGGTGTTCCGCGGCGATGAGATCACCGCTATCCTGAAAGAAGGAAAAGACTCCCTGCCAGCCGGCGCCACCATCATTGACGCCACCGGCAAAACGGTGATGCCCACGCTGATCAACGCACATGGTCACCTGGGCCTGTTGAAAGACACTACAGCGGTGGCACAGAACTATACACCGGAAAACATTGTCCGCCAGTTGAAGCAATACGCGGCTTATGGCGTGGGCGCCGTGCTCTCGCTGGGTACGGACCAGGAGGCCATCTGGGCGCTGCGTGACAGTTCCCGCGCGGGAAAAGTGCCGGGCGCTGTCATTTACACCGCGGGTTATGGCTTTGGAGTGCTGAATGGCGGTCCGCCCGCATCCTTTGCCAGCAAGGTGTTCCGGCCCCGTACGCCGGAAGAGGCCGCGGCAGCTATGAAACAACTGGCACCGCATAAGCCGGATTACGTTAAAATGTGGGTAGACGATTTTAACGGCAGCATGCCCAAAATGACAGCCGCCATTTACGATACCATCATCAAGTGCGCACACGCCCATGGGCTGCATGTGGCGGCGCACGTGTACTACCTGGAAGATGCCCGCCGGCTCATTGATAACGGGGTGGATGTAATTGCCCACAGCATCCGTGATAAAGAGGTGAGTGATACCCTGGTGGAGGCTATGCGCAGCAAAGGTGTTTATTACATTCCCACGCTTACGCTGGACCAGTACAGCTTTGCCTATGCCACAGACAGCGTGCCCTGGATCAATGATCCTTTTTTCAAAAACTCACTGGAGCCGGGTGTATATGAAATGCTGACCAGCGCCGCTTACAAAGCAAAAGCAAAAAAGGACAAGGACCTGCAAAAGAAAATATATGCATTCCACACGGCGATGGTGAATGTGCGCAAGATGCATGCAGCCGGTGTAAAAGTGTGCATGGGCACAGACTCCGGCGCACAGCTGGCCCGCACCCAGGGCTATTCTGAGCACCTGGAGCTGGAACTGATGGTGCTGGCGGGCCTTACGCCGCTGCAGGCCATTACCTGTGCTACAAAGAATGGAGCAGCAATGCTGCACGTTGAAAATGAGACCGGCACCCTGGAACCCGGTAAGAAAGCCAGCTTCATCATCCTTGATAAAAACCCGGCAGACAATATTAAGAACACCCACACTATTGCCCAGGTGTGGATCAATGGCGTGCAGCAGGCACGCTAAAAAAGAAACGGGGCGGTGCCTATTGCATCGCCCCGTTGGGGAACTTTTTATAACGCTTTACCCTGGCTTTGATGGCCGGGGTTTCTTTTTTTTAATGCGTGAACGGTACGGTGCGGCCTTCCGCCTGGCTTTGCATAGCCAGCTCAATGATGCGGATGGTATTGCGTGCCTGCTGAGGTGTTACGGCAATGGGTGCCGTGCCTGTGATGGCATCGTGTACGTTCTGGTAAAAACCGGTATAATCGCCCCGCTCACTTTCAATGTGGCCGGTAATGTGGAGGCCATTGTACGTAGTATTGATCTTGCCCCAGATGTCCTGCGGCTCCACGCCCCAGTTAGGATCGCCCTGGGGCATGCCGCCGGCGCGCAGGATGTCTTCCTGCGGGTCCATGCCGTATTTCAGGAAAGTACCTTCTGTGCCGTAGAGCATGAAAGTAGGCCCGAGTTCTTTTACCAGCATGCCGCCTTTCAGCGTCACTTTTACATCGGGATAATGCAGGCGCACGTCAAAGCTGTCGATGGTTTTACCGCCGGGGCGCTGTGCCCGGAGATCGGCTGTGATGGCGGTGGGCAGGCCAAAGAGCATCTGGGCCTGGTCTACCAGGTGGGCGCCCAGGTCGTACCAGGTACCGGAGCCGGGAATGTTCTCTTCCCGCCATGCGCCGGGGCGGAAGTAATTGCGGAAGCGGTCGTAATGTGCTTCAAATTCTACCAGGGTGCCCAGCATGCCGCTGCGGATCACCTTTTCCACTGTTTTGGCATTGCTATCCCAGCGGCGGTTATGGTTTACGGTGAGTACTTTATTTACCTGCTGCGCAATGCTGATCAGTTCATCCGCGTCCGCGCTGGTGATGGTGAACGGTTTTTCTACCACCACGTGTTTGCCCGCCAGCAGCGCCTGTTTGGCCAGGGGCAGGTGGGCATCATTGGAAGTGGCCACCACTACGAGGTCTATGGCGGGATCATTGATAATGTCATTGGCTTCCGCAACAATTTCCGTGTTGGGATAATACGCCTTGATGATGGCAATATTCTCCGGTTTTCTTTCCCGGATGCGTTTCAGTTCAAAGCCCGGCACGTTGGTGATAAAGGGCGCATGAAAAACGCGGCCGCCGGGGCCAAAGCCTATGAGGCCTACTTTGATGATCATATTGTTAGCGTGTTAAATTGCCGGATGGTCTGACGGTTAATTGATGGTTTGTTAGTTGTTGAGAACAATCTAACACTTTATTCAGGCACTTGCTACATTGAGTTGTTCAATGGCATCACGGTCCAGTTGCAGCTGGGTGGCTTTGACCAGGCTTTGCAACTGATCTAGGCTGGTGGCGCTGGCAATGGGTGCCGTGATGCTGGGCCTTGCCATCAGCCAGGCCAGGGCAATGGCGGCCGGCGCGGTGGAGTAGCGTTTGGCCACATCGTCCAGGGCGCCCAGGATGCGGATGCCGCGTTCGTCCAGGTATTTTTTTACGCCTTGTCCGCGGGGACTTTTGTTGAGGTCTTCCATGCTGCGGTACTTACCGGTAAGGAAGCCGCTGGCCAGGCTGTAATAAGGGATCACGCCCAGGCCGTATTCCCTGATCAGGGGCTCATATTCCGTTTCGTAGGGTGTGCGGTCGGAGAGATTGTACAAAGGCTGGATGCTTTCGTAACGGGGCAGGTTGTGCGCTGTAGCCGCATCCAGCGAGGCTTTTACGCGGGCAGGGCTCATATTGGAAGTGCCTATTACACGGATCTTGCCGGCTTTTATGAGGTCTGCATAGGCCTGCAGGGTTTCAGTGACCGGCGTGGCTTCATGATCGTAGTGGGTTTGGAAGAGGTCTATGTAATCTGTTTGCAGCCGCTGCAGGGATGCATCTACCGCCCTGGTAATGCCGGCTTTGTCCAGCGCCTGGCCGGGGGAGCCTTTGGCGCCGGTCTTGGTGGCGATGACCACCTGGTCCCGTTTGCCGCTTTTTTTCAACCATTGGCCAATAACGGTTTCAGATTCCCCGCCTTTATTGCCGGGCACCCAGGCGGAGTACACGTCTGCGGTATCTATACAATTGAGGCCTGCGTCCACAAAGGCGTCGAGGAGTGCAAATGACGTGTTGGTATCCGCCGTCCAGCCAAAAACATTTCCACCAAATACTAAAGGAGCTATTTGCAGGCCGGAGTGGCCCAGGGTTCTTTTTTCCATTGCGCAGTAAGTTTAAAAAGTTAAACAAGTTTCCGGTTGGGTGTCATCAAAAATACACCGCAATGTTTAATCCACAATGTGCGGGCATTACACCTAAGTACGCTGAGGGTGCGCCTACTCAAAGTGAGGATAAAACCGGGCGTGCCTCTGCAAATAGGCCATCAGCGCAGTTTTACAGCCTCTTCCAGCCAAATGCGCGGCTCCCGTGATGCTCACTGAACGCCCGCCCCGGGGCCGCTGGCCGTGGCACCATATTGACATTCCTACTTGTAAATTATTCACACCAAAAACGGCGATTATGGGCATAAACAACAACAAAAACCCGATGGAAGGGTATAATGCTAAAGACCGGAATTTTCAGAAAACGGCGGACGACAGCAACCAGATAGGCGGCAACACCGGAGACAATGAAAAGGAGGATGTGCAGGATACCGCTGAAGAAGTGGTGGAAGATGAAATAGATCCTGTACTGGATGAGGAAGACCTGGAAGAGAACCACCTGACGGACGAAGAGGCAGATAAGATAGCATGGGAACCTTCCCGGCCGCAGGTAAAGCAACCTGGGAAGCAATAGCATGATGCGCAGAAAATGGTGAAGGAAGGAGAAGTGTGATGCGCTACATGTGGCACCCGGAGTTGAAGGATGAATGAAGCAGTGCGATGGCCCGGACGTGGCGCCAGGCACCATCAGGGAGCGTAAAACGTGTGAAGATTGTTAATCGTGACTGTAGATGCGTTTTTAAGCGGGCGGGCATTTTACCAGCCCGCTTTTTTTTACGCGTGCTATTTAGCGGTGCTGTCCGGGCGCGGCCCTTCCACGTAGCGCACCAGCTGGGAGCTGTCGCGGTGCAGGTTTACGAAGAAGGGATTTTTTGCCGGGTCAAAAGCAATGATGGTATGCATGTCCCAGGTGTCTGTGGGCGGCGCCAGGATCATTTCCACTTCCAGTGAATTTTCCCGGCGGAACAGGATGCTGTCTTTTTGAATGAGGTGGCGTTTAAAGCCCTTGCTTTCCAGGTAGGTTATGAAGGCCTGTTGTTTGGCAGCCACACTGTCGGTTTCCGGGTTGCTGGCTGGCTTGCTTTCCCGCACCAGGTACGACTTTTCGGTGATCACATCATAATGCGAGGTATCATGCTGGCGTACTTCACCGTTGTTGTGGCAGGCGGCCAGTGTGGCCACCAGGGCCAATGCGGCCATGGTTTGTTTCAATTGCATGTTATGGGTGTGCCAGTTTGCCCTGGCTGTTGGCTTTTTCAATGAGGGAGTATACCATTTTCACCACGTCCAGTGTGCCATTGTAGTTCACCGGCGCGGCGGCATCGTCCGGGGTGGAGAAGGCCAGGGCCGGCGCATTGCTTTGCGGCAGGGTGGCACTGTCTACATCTACTTTCAGGCTGTTAGGTGTAACATCAGAGAGCAGTTGTTTAAACGCATTGGCACTGGCGCAGCCCTGTACGCGCAGGCCTTTGTCTGCGTGGCCCATGGGGGCCAGTTTTACGATGTAGTTAACGGCATTACCGGCTATGGTGCAGTGCTGGTCAAACCAGGTGCTGCCCAGTCCACCCTGTTCCTGGCCGGATACGGCTACCAGCAGGTAGTTATTGTTATGGAGCTTGCTGGCTTTCAGCAGGCGGCCCAGTTCCAGCAGGGCGGCGGTGGCGCTGGCCTTGTCGTCATTTTTACGGGCAGGCGCACCGTCATAGGGGGCGCTCACGATCACCGTTTGCGGGGCGCTGTTATCAATGAAGCCTATTACGTTGGTACCGTGGGTACGTACGTGCTCAAAGGCCACTTTCAGGTCTACGGAAAGGTTGTCGGCGTCCTCGCCCATGTATTGTTTGGCCGTGGGCGCAGTTACCCAGAGCACGGGTATGGACAAGGGTTTCATGGTTGTGTGGCTCCATTTTTCCAGTTCCGCGGCGGGGATA
Proteins encoded:
- a CDS encoding oxidoreductase; this encodes MIIKVGLIGFGPGGRVFHAPFITNVPGFELKRIRERKPENIAIIKAYYPNTEIVAEANDIINDPAIDLVVVATSNDAHLPLAKQALLAGKHVVVEKPFTITSADADELISIAQQVNKVLTVNHNRRWDSNAKTVEKVIRSGMLGTLVEFEAHYDRFRNYFRPGAWREENIPGSGTWYDLGAHLVDQAQMLFGLPTAITADLRAQRPGGKTIDSFDVRLHYPDVKVTLKGGMLVKELGPTFMLYGTEGTFLKYGMDPQEDILRAGGMPQGDPNWGVEPQDIWGKINTTYNGLHITGHIESERGDYTGFYQNVHDAITGTAPIAVTPQQARNTIRIIELAMQSQAEGRTVPFTH
- a CDS encoding M28 family peptidase, translated to MKNCIVLLLLATLPTAAQKKADRKTLENLQTTVSTLNADSLQGRQTGTPGETRAAAWISAHMQQDGLQPKGDSGYFQCFVIKDAMQTAASALLRINDHPLAPNEQFYALPFSATKAAKGDVIPHVNEPNNIWLVDLSTQEIPADKILEHLHKQATEAIKTSATAVVFYNGNIPAAELEKWSHTTMKPLSIPVLWVTAPTAKQYMGEDADNLSVDLKVAFEHVRTHGTNVIGFIDNSAPQTVIVSAPYDGAPARKNDDKASATAALLELGRLLKASKLHNNNYLLVAVSGQEQGGLGSTWFDQHCTIAGNAVNYIVKLAPMGHADKGLRVQGCASANAFKQLLSDVTPNSLKVDVDSATLPQSNAPALAFSTPDDAAAPVNYNGTLDVVKMVYSLIEKANSQGKLAHP
- a CDS encoding aldo/keto reductase gives rise to the protein MEKRTLGHSGLQIAPLVFGGNVFGWTADTNTSFALLDAFVDAGLNCIDTADVYSAWVPGNKGGESETVIGQWLKKSGKRDQVVIATKTGAKGSPGQALDKAGITRAVDASLQRLQTDYIDLFQTHYDHEATPVTETLQAYADLIKAGKIRVIGTSNMSPARVKASLDAATAHNLPRYESIQPLYNLSDRTPYETEYEPLIREYGLGVIPYYSLASGFLTGKYRSMEDLNKSPRGQGVKKYLDERGIRILGALDDVAKRYSTAPAAIALAWLMARPSITAPIASATSLDQLQSLVKATQLQLDRDAIEQLNVASA
- a CDS encoding amidohydrolase family protein, with the translated sequence MRPFLFYAAVLLLCCAACQQPSTTSGSDKLTVIKGVTLIDGNGGDPMAHVALVFRGDEITAILKEGKDSLPAGATIIDATGKTVMPTLINAHGHLGLLKDTTAVAQNYTPENIVRQLKQYAAYGVGAVLSLGTDQEAIWALRDSSRAGKVPGAVIYTAGYGFGVLNGGPPASFASKVFRPRTPEEAAAAMKQLAPHKPDYVKMWVDDFNGSMPKMTAAIYDTIIKCAHAHGLHVAAHVYYLEDARRLIDNGVDVIAHSIRDKEVSDTLVEAMRSKGVYYIPTLTLDQYSFAYATDSVPWINDPFFKNSLEPGVYEMLTSAAYKAKAKKDKDLQKKIYAFHTAMVNVRKMHAAGVKVCMGTDSGAQLARTQGYSEHLELELMVLAGLTPLQAITCATKNGAAMLHVENETGTLEPGKKASFIILDKNPADNIKNTHTIAQVWINGVQQAR